One part of the Tachysurus vachellii isolate PV-2020 chromosome 6, HZAU_Pvac_v1, whole genome shotgun sequence genome encodes these proteins:
- the LOC132847270 gene encoding neuroblast differentiation-associated protein AHNAK-like isoform X2, which yields MCDCFHLAFPNWHAPAAGAGRRLTGPEQDVEEDSVCAEPEILESERPRPQGSSPIEEFPIEKQAEDDISDLAHKSGSNKKSRKAGFGALFDKRTSDKMNEAESGESEMIVKTVKEACVEGLVVTGGGKEGIFIKEVKVDSPASKHLGVKEGDQILSATVYFDNVSYEDALKILEHAQPYKMEFCLRRQVEPTIPENAEIIHPKEKDQGSPTMRSQRKIKKQQERISWPKFPSFGKGPRVQFKRSHSTSEAEEHRKLEMSPPTSDTESPLKSPLKCADGKDKKKKHKVHLKVKMKGHRSKSVEEAQSNEKELVCDNQQVDDILEEKIPEGHEEKMIEISQVLDRSENKVSPKTVNDNAFQSVSVMELHEAHLISLGNTLKTTDISVALAEEGKIESSEMKVRFPQIKKPDVGTESHADNVLLSQTGVEISQLDNDISKEEIGKGSSEKQMESGNAELLMPNIDIGVGVTRTSVRVGNEKQRKEKSVFENESYGIRTRGPLADIATSKTHFVSTVNGLQFMSPKMSDEHAVDKDIPLVKSSKLPTQTNDFILADLAQRTESEFKLPKVDHFKFATHELIKKTEVEQIRTHLPKREDIEIPGMENKETKPSLKTPEIKVPKIEKMINITKERVIQDPQTDEEFNVEDVKVAVSKFPAFKLPEGDITGVLVQREIEMKSDKSTLTPRGSPHKISITSTDSGTIMPKTKVGEEMSQASHAADKNRGIKIPEVDLTYIDEQTSTPVIKIAYTPPQKTDYGRFGDLNFKLPKREDIEIPGMEAIKESNLLCTADLDQAEKPKTKKHGDKKCHEKKSKKSKITVEGSESAKPDTQSPDFSTELPKKYSSKIDTGEPKIHEKQKFKTPNIGEFENIDVQIQESKILEDNMDLPQKTETKFNTKFKIPSTTLPESGTKVPVEEVDISAVDVKVKVAGKKLPENKIKLSDEASLTYLDGTDANKDGLSDCGYGRAQDTETEGQGRKFKLPKFELSFPEVKAPRIICTSKKDDESSVSEEYGKVPVVHSPKAEPSTVKHEVSGDLPDTGTEITEVKIKRPGFSFPRFGISKSEHAPSAANVTSVDMSLSEGHTQMDNLNTNITISVKDGNQKDTTKFASPTKFKIPSIKFPNFGVKAKATMETSDVAVDIKGPDISLPHTEPILVDIKEPDVDKQKESVSTQFINTDIQSEAKGSNFTDLPEVDSKDLELKMKMPGFSFPKIELSKSEVKAPKGDVSLPNIEVSLPEGSTEIERPSTDLDLSMEYAEQKDPTKFKLPSVNFPKLRTKGPKASVEVSDVDAHVKGPEICFPGAEMKLKVEPLSVDIKGPDAVKELEPFSVEMKDQDIQMKEQGSKFKLPNFGISLPEIKGPKIDICSDKAKIDISVPKAKVEMHPPDVEVQVVTAEMKADLPEVDSKGLELKMKTPGLSFPKIELSRSEVKASEGDVSLPNVDVSLPEGSMEIDQPTTDVTIPDVEQKDQSMFGSPTKFKLPSINLPNFGIKGPKTSVELSDVDVEVKGPEINLPEAEMKLSAEPLSVDIKGLDADKELEPFSVEMKDQDIQMKEQGSKFKLPNFGISLPEIKGPKIDISSNKAEIDISVPKAKEEIHPPDVEVQGVTAEIKADLPEVDSKGLDLKMKMPGFSFPTIELSRSEVKAPEADVSLPNVDVSLPEGSMEIDQPTTDVTIPDVEKKGRSKFGSPTKFKLPSINFPKFGTKGPKASVDLPDVDVEVKGPEINHPEAEIKLSAEPLSIDIKGPDADKELKPLSVEMKDQDIQMKEQGSKFKLPKFGISLPEIKGPKIDISADKAEIDISVPKAKVEMHPPDVEVQGVTAEIKADLPEVDSKGLDLKMKTPGFSFPKIELSRSEVKAPEGDASLRNVDVTLPEGSMEIDQPTTDVIIPDVEKKGRSKFGSPTKFKLPSINFPKFGTKGPKASVDLPDVDVEVKGPEINLPEAEMKLSAEPLSVDIKGPDADKELEPFSVEIKNQDIQMKEQGSKFKLPNFGINLPEIKGPKIDISSNKAEIDISVPKAKVEMHPPDVEVQGVTAEIKADLPEVDSKGLDLKMKTPGFSFPKIELSRSEVKAPEGDASLRNVDVSLPEGSMEIDQPTTDVTIPDVEKKGRSKFGSPTKFKLPSINFPKFGTKGPKASVDLPDVDVEVKGPEINLPEAEMKLTVEPLSVDIKGPDADKELKSVSLEMKDQDIQMKEQGITFKLPKFGISLPEVKGPKIDISADKAEMDISVPKAKVEMHPPDVEVQGVTAEIKADLHEADSKGLELKMKTPGFSFPKIELGRSEVKAPEGDVSLPKVDVSLPEGSMEIDQPTTDVTIPDVEKKGRSKFGSPTKFKLPSINLPKFGTKGPKASVDLPDVDVEVKGPEINLSEAEMKLSAEPLSVDIKGPDADKEFKPVSVEVKDQDIQIKEQGFKFKLPKFGISLPEVKGPKIDISADKAEMDISIPKAKVEMHPPDVEVQGVTAEIKANLPETDSKDLDLKMKMPGFSFPKIELSRSEVKAPEGDVSLPNVDVSLLEGSMEIDQPTTDVTIPDVEKKGRSKFGSPTKFKLPSINFPKFGTKGPKASVDLPDVDVEVKGPEINLPEGEMKLNVEPLSVDIKGPDADKELKPFSVEVKDQDIQMKEQGSKFKLPKFGISLPEIKGPKIDTSSDKAEIDISIPKSKIEMHPPDVEVQGVTAEIKADLPEVDSKVLELKMKTPGFSFPKIELSRSEVKAPEGNVSLPKVDVSLPEGSMEIDQPTTDVTIPDVEKKGRSKFGSPTKFKLPSINLPKFGTKGPKASVEVSDLDVDVKGPEINLPETQIKLPAESLSVGIKGPDADKELKPVSVEVKDQDIQMKEQGIKFKLPKFEFSLPEIKGPKLYGTSDKAEIDISVPKAQVEVHPPNIEVQGVTAEMIADLPEVDSKYTEVKMKTPVLSFPGIGFGKPEVKLPEGNASLPNVDVSLPEGSMEIDQPSLDVTISDVEQKGRSKFGSPTKFKLPSISFPKFGTKGPKASVEVSDVDVDVIKPARSLPHAEIKLSAEPLSVNIKGPELDKEIKSVSLEMKDQDIKTKEQGSKFKLPKFGISLSEVKEPKFDVTSDKADIDISVPKAQVEVYPPNVEVEGVTAEVKAHLPEVDGVKCIKSDSKTNNEVAKAELDSQEGKCGNEDTAVDNNALDVILEPTQKYTEGVKMSSKFILPTLGDVFSGFEVEFNVPTFDEIEETKKKFSDPLKHEHNIAVGGRLATECVSKHENGGTQEKSATDQNKDSGQKQTQPENSDWFRFPKLPSPTKDNEKITFQLQNKTEHSPQTDNESRKSFTRDTRDIDEDNVSPTLSLSSSDAFADVSSALTSERMGLSLTSPTKVKVKYSEPTANAEVTDIHGDIITSTARTEIISMAPHQPEKVNIPFSSETSSSSVDTLKQMSGHIVVSNVQSVSKTEHATILTKVDTQTLPPEKATDSMFSVEETIMRTGHTIVEKHVVKEIFGDDKEKIFVTQRIQVYEGDSTEPISDDTASSIQKLRDSVHTEKIRFFEEAESSQTILMTTETLLRHADSSTDENEGK from the exons ATGTGTGACTGTTTTCATCTGGCGTTCCCCAACTGGCACGCACCAGCTGCGG GTGCTGGGCGAAGGCTGACGGGACCAGAACAAGACGTGGAGGAGGATTCA GTATGTGCGGAACCTGAGATTTTAGAGAGTGAAAGACCTCGTCCTCAAGGTTCATCCCCAATAGAAGAATTTCCCATTGAAAAACAG GCTGAGGACGACATCTCGGATTTAGCACACAAGAGTGGAAGcaacaaaaaaagcagaaaagccGGTTTTGGAGCTCTGTTTGATAAACGCACATCTGACAAAATGAATGAAGCAGAG AGTGGTGAATCTGAAATGATTGTAAAAACAGTGAAAGAAGCATGTGTTGAGGGCTTAGTCGTGACAGGTGGAGGGAAAGAAGGGATCTTCATCAAAGAAGTGAAAGTAGATTCACCAGCTTCCAAACATCTAGGTGTGAAAGAGG GTGATCAAATACTAAGTGCTACAGTATACTTCGATAATGTGTCATACGAAGATGCACTTAAAATTCTTGAGCATGCTCAACCATATAAAATGGAATTCTGTCTAAGACGCCAAGTGGAACCAACCATACCAGAAAATGCTGAAATTATACATCCAAAG GAAAAAGACCAAGGCTCACCAACAATGAGAAGTcagagaaaaattaaaaaacagcaaGAACGCATCTCATGGCCAAAGTTCCCTTCCTTTGGCAAGGGACCCAGAGTGCAATTCAAGAGATCTCACAGTACATCAGAAGCAGAGGAACACAGGAAATTAGAAATGAGCCCACCAACAAGTGACACTGAATCCCCACTAAAATCTCCACTAAAATGTGCAGAtggaaaagacaagaaaaaaaagcacaaagttCATCTAAAGGTGAAGATGAAGGGCCACAGGAGCAAGTCAGTTGAAGAGGCCCAGAGTAATGAGAAGGAGTTGGTTTGTGACAATCAACAGGTGGATGATATATTAGAAGAAAAGATTCCAGAAGGACATGAGGAAAAAATGATAGAGATCTCACAGGTACTGGATAGAAGTGAAAATAAGGTTTCTCCCAAGACTGTGAATGATAATGCATTTCAGAGTGTGTCAGTTATGGAACTCCATGAGGCTCATTTAATTAGTTTAGGCAACACATTAAAGACTACAGATATTTCAGTTGCTCTTGCAGAGGAAGGAAAAATAGAGAGTTCAGAAATGAAAGTTAGATTTCCTCAAATTAAGAAACCTGATGTTGGAACAGAGAGCCATGCGGACAATGTTCTATTATCACAGACAGGGGTAGAAATATCTCAACTTGACAATGACATCAGCAAAGAGGAAATAGGAAAAGGTAGTTCAGAGAAACAAATGGAATCTGGAAATGCAGAACTTCTCATGCCAAATATAGATATTGGTGTAGGAGTAACAAGAACATCAGTAAGGGTTGGCAATGAAAAGCAAAGGAAGGAGAAATCTGTGTTTGAAAATGAGAGTTATGGGATTCGAACCAGAGGTCCATTGGCAGACATAGCCACATCAAAAACCCACTTTGTGAGTACAGTAAATGGGCTTCAGTTCATGTCACCAAAAATGTCTGATGAACATGCTGTCGATAAAGATATACCTTTAGTGAAATCTTCAAAATTACCAACACAAACTAATGATTTCATTCTAGCTGATCTAGCTCAAAGAACAGAATCAGAGTTTAAATTGCCAAAGGTAGATCATTTTAAATTTGCAACCCATGAACTAATTAAAAAGACAGAGGTGGAACAAATTAGAACGCACTTACCAAAACGAGAAGATATTGAAATTCCAGGGatggaaaataaagaaacaaaacccaGTCTTAAGACACCAGAAATTAAGGTTCCAAAAATTgagaaaatgataaatattacaaaGGAAAGAGTAATCCAGGATCCACAAACAGATGAAGAGTTCAATGTTGAGGATGTTAAAGTGGCTGTTTCCAAATTCCCTGCTTTTAAACTGCCTGAGGGGGACATAACAGGAGTTCTTGTTCAAAGAGAAATTGAAATGAAGTCTGATAAGTCTACATTGACCCCTAGGGGATCACCACATAAAATATCCATCACAAGTACAGACAGTGGCACTATTATGCCTAAAACTAAAGTAGGTGAAGAAATGTCTCAAGCTTCTCATGCTGCAGATAAGAACAGAGGAATCAAGATTCCTGAAGTTGATCTAACTTACATTGATGAGCAGACATCAACACCAGTGATAAAAATAGCTTACACACCTCCACAGAAAACAGATTATGGAAGATTTGGagatttaaactttaaactccCAAAGCGGGAAGATATTGAAATACCAGGGATGGAAGCAATAAAGGAATCAAATTTGCTGTGCACAGCAGATCTTGACCAAGCTGAAAAGCCAAAAACTAAAAAGCATGGTGACAAGAAATGTCATGAAAAGAAATCAAAGAAATCAAAAATAACAGTTGAAGGATCTGAAAGCGCTAAACCTGATACTCAGTCTCCAGATTTTAGTACTGAATTGCCAAAGAAGTATTCCTCTAAAATAGATACTGGAGAACCAAAGATCCATGAGAAACAAAAATTCAAAACTCCCAACATAGGGGAATTTGAGAATATAGATGTTCAAATACAGGAAAGCAAGATTTTAGAAGATAATATGGACTTGccacaaaaaacagaaacaaagttTAACACAAAATTTAAAATTCCCTCAACCACCCTGCCAGAATCTGGAACTAAAGTTCCAGTGGAAGAAGTAGATATCTCTGCAGTGGATGTTAAAGTGAAAGTTGCTGGAAAAAAATTACCagagaataaaattaaattatcaGATGAGGCATCATTAACATACTTAGATGGCACTGATGCAAATAAAGATGGACTGTCTGACTGTGGATATGGCAGAGCTCAGGACACTGAAACTGAAGGGCAAGGAAGGAAGTTCAAACTGCCAAAATTTGAGCTCAGTTTTCCTGAAGTAAAAGCACCAAGAATTATTTGTACTTCAAAGAAAGATGATGAGAGTTCTGTATCAGAGGAATATGGTAAAGTGCCAGTTGTGCATTCACCAAAAGCAGAACCATCAACTGTAAAACATGAAGTGAGTGGAGACCTACCAGACACAGGCACTGAAATAACTGAAGTGAAAATTAAAAGGCCAGGATTTTCATTTCCCAGGTTTGGTATATCGAAATCAGAACATGCACCCTCAGCAGCGAATGTCACAAGTGTTGATATGTCTTTATCAGAGGGACATACACAAATGGACAATCTAAacacaaatattacaatatCAGTGAAAGATGGTAACCAAAAGGATACAACAAAGTTTGCTTCTCCAACAAAGTTCAAAATTCCTTCAATCAAGTTTCCAAATTTCGGAGTGAAAGCAAAGGCAACAATGGAGACTTCTGATGTGGCTGTTGATATTAAAGGACCTGACATAAGTCTACCACATACTGAGCCAATTTTGGTTGATATAAAAGAGCCTGATGTAGACAAACAAAAGGAATCTGTCAGTACGCAATTTATTAATACGGACATCCAAAGTGAGGCAAAAGGAAGTAACTTTACCGACCTGCCAGAAGTAGATTCTAAAGATCTAGAACTAAAAATGAAGATGCCAGGATTTTCATTTCCTAAAATTGAACTGAGTAAATCAGAAGTGAAGGCTCCCAAAGGTGACGTGAGTCTCCCAAATATTGAGGTGTCTTTGCCTGAAGGAAGTACAGAAATTGAAAGACCTTCTACAGATTTGGACCTATCAATGGAATATGCAGAACAAAAAGACCCAACAAAGTTTAAATTGCCATCAGTCAACTTCCCAAAGCTTAGAACTAAAGGTCCAAAAGCATCTGTAGAGGTCTCTGATGTGGATGCACATGTTAAAGGACCTGAAATATGTTTCCCAGGTGCAGAGATGAAATTGAAAGTTGAACCATTGTCTGTGGATATAAAAGGGCCTGATGCAGTCAAAGAATTGGAACCTTTCAGTGTGGAAATGAAAGATCAGGATATCCAAATGAAGGAACAGGGGAGTAAATTCAAATTACCAAATTTTGGAATCAGCCTTCCTGAAATAAAAGGGCCAAAAATAGATATATGTTCAGACAAGGCAAAGATTGACATTTCTGTACCAAAGGCAAAAGTAGAAATGCATCCACCAGATGTTGAAGTGCAAGTTGTGACAGCTGAAATGAAAGCCGACCTGCCAGAAGTAGATTCTAAAGGTCTGGAACTGAAAATGAAGACTCCAGGATTATCGTTCCCTAAAATTGAATTAAGTAGATCAGAAGTGAAGGCTTCTGAAGGTGATGTGAGTCTCCCAAATGTTGATGTGTCTTTGCCTGAAGGAAGTATGGAAATTGACCAACCAACTACTGATGTGACAATACCAGATGTAGAGCAAAAAGACCAGTCAATGTTTGGATCTCCAACAAAGTTTAAACTGCCTTCAATCAACCTCCCAAATTTTGGAATTAAAGGTCCAAAAACATCAGTAGAGCTCTCTGATGTGGATGTTGAAGTTAAAGGACCTGAAATAAATCTACCAGAAGCAGAGATGAAATTGTCAGCTGAGCCATTGTCTGTTGATATAAAAGGGCTTGATGCAGACAAAGAATTGGAACCTTTCAGTGTGGAAATGAAAGATCAGGATATCCAAATGAAGGAACAGGGGAGTAAATTCAAATTACCAAATTTTGGAATCAGCCTTCCTGAAATAAAAGGGCCAAAAATAGATATAAGTTCAAACAAGGCAGAGATTGACATTTCTGTACCAAAGGCAAAAGAAGAAATACATCCACCAGATGTTGAGGTGCAAGGCGTGACAGCTGAAATAAAAGCTGATCTGCCCGAAGTAGATTCTAAAGGTCTGGATCTGAAAATGAAGATGCCAGGATTTTCATTTCCTACAATTGAATTAAGTAGATCAGAAGTGAAGGCTCCCGAAGCTGATGTGAGTCTCCCAAATGTTGATGTGTCTTTGCCTGAAGGAAGTATGGAAATTGACCAACCAACTACTGATGTGACAATACCAGATGTAGAGAAAAAAGGCCGGTCAAAGTTTGGATCTCCAACAAAGTTTAAATTGCCTTCAATCAACTTCCCAAAGTTTGGAACTAAAGGTCCAAAAGCATCAGTGGATCTCCCTGATGTGGATGTAGAAGTTAAAGGACCTGAAATAAATCATCCAGAAGCAGAGATAAAATTGTCAGCTGAGCCATTGTCTATAGATATAAAAGGGCCTGATGCAGACAAAGAATTGAAACCGCTCAGTGTGGAAATGAAAGATCAAGATATCCAAATGAAGGAACAGGGGAGTAAATTCAAATTACCAAAATTTGGAATCAGCCTTCCTGAAATAAAAGGGCCAAAAATAGATATAAGTGCAGACAAGGCAGAGATTGATATTTCTGTACCAAAGGCAAAAGTAGAAATGCATCCACCAGATGTTGAGGTGCAAGGTGTAACAGCTGAAATAAAAGCTGATCTGCCCGAAGTAGATTCTAAAGGTCTGGATCTGAAAATGAAGACGCCAGGATTTTCATTTCCTAAAATTGAATTAAGTAGATCAGAAGTGAAGGCTCCTGAAGGTGATGCGAGTCTTCGAAATGTTGATGTGACTTTGCCTGAAGGAAGTATGGAAATTGACCAACCAACTACTGATGTGATAATACCAGATGTAGAGAAAAAAGGCCGGTCAAAGTTTGGATCTCCAACAAAGTTTAAATTGCCTTCAATCAACTTCCCAAAGTTTGGAACTAAAGGTCCAAAAGCATCTGTGGATCTCCCTGATGTGGATGTAGAAGTTAAAGGACCTGAAATAAATCTACCAGAAGCAGAGATGAAATTGTCAGCTGAGCCATTGTCTGTGGATATAAAAGGGCCTGATGCAGACAAAGAATTGGAACCTTtcagtgtggaaataaaaaatcaggatatCCAAATGAAGGAACAAGGAAGTAAATTCAAATTGCCAAATTTTGGAATCAACCTTCCTGAAATTAAAGGGCCAAAAATAGATATAAGTTCAAACAAGGCAGAGATTGACATTTCTGTACCAAAGGCAAAAGTAGAAATGCATCCACCAGATGTTGAGGTGCAAGGTGTAACAGCTGAAATAAAAGCTGATCTGCCCGAAGTAGATTCTAAAGGTCTGGATCTGAAAATGAAGACGCCAGGATTTTCATTTCCTAAAATTGAATTAAGTAGATCAGAAGTGAAGGCTCCTGAAGGTGATGCGAGTCTTCGAAATGTTGATGTGTCTTTGCCTGAAGGAAGTATGGAAATTGACCAACCAACTACTGATGTGACAATACCAGATGTAGAGAAAAAAGGTCGGTCAAAGTTTGGTTCTCCAACAAAGTTTAAATTGCCTTCAATCAACTTCCCAAAGTTTGGAACTAAAGGTCCAAAAGCATCAGTGGATCTCCCTGATGTGGATGTAGAAGTTAAAGGACCTGAAATAAATCTACCAGAAGCAGAGATGAAATTGACAGTTGAACCATTGTCTGTGGATATAAAAGGGCCTGATGCAGACAAAGAATTGAAATCGGTCAGTTTGGAAATGAAAGATCAGGATATCCAAATGAAGGAACAAGGGATTACATTCAAATTACCAAAATTTGGAATCAGCCTTCCTGAAGTAAAAGGGCCAAAAATAGATATAAGTGCAGACAAGGCAGAGATGGACATTTCTGTACCAAAGGCAAAAGTAGAAATGCATCCACCAGATGTTGAGGTgcaaggcgtaacagctgaaaTAAAAGCTGATCTGCACGAAGCAGATTCTAAAGGTCTGGAACTGAAAATGAAGACGCCAGGATTTTCATTTCCTAAAATTGAATTAGGTAGATCAGAAGTGAAGGCTCCTGAAGGTGATGTGAGTCTCCCAAAGGTTGATGTGTCTTTGCCTGAAGGAAGTATGGAAATTGACCAACCAACTACTGATGTGACAATACCAGATGTAGAGAAAAAAGGCCGGTCAAAGTTTGGATCTCCAACAAAGTTTAAACTACCATCAATCAACCTCCCAAAGTTTGGAACTAAAGGTCCAAAAGCATCAGTCGATCTCCCTGATGTGGATGTAGAAGTTAAAGGACCTGAAATAAATCTATCAGAAGCAGAGATGAAATTGTCAGCTGAGCCATTGTCTGTGGATATAAAAGGGCCTGATGCAGACAAAGAATTCAAACCGGTCAGTGTGGAAGTGAAAGATCAGGATATCCAAATAAAGGAACAAGGGTTTAAATTCAAATTACCAAAATTTGGAATCAGCCTTCCTGAAGTAAAAGGGCCAAAAATAGATATAAGTGCCGACAAGGCAGAGATGGACATTTCTATACCAAAGGCAAAAGTAGAAATGCATCCACCAGATGTTGAGGTgcaaggcgtaacagctgaaaTAAAAGCCAATCTGCCAGAAACAGATTCTAAAGATCTGGATCTGAAAATGAAGATGCCAGGATTTTCATTTCCTAAAATTGAATTAAGTAGATCAGAAGTGAAGGCTCCTGAAGGTGATGTGAGTCTCCCAAATGTTGATGTGTCTTTGCTTGAAGGAAGTATGGAAATTGACCAACCAACTACTGATGTGACAATACCAGATGTAGAGAAAAAAGGCCGGTCAAAGTTTGGATCTCCAACAAAGTTTAAATTGCCTTCAATCAACTTCCCAAAGTTTGGAACTAAAGGTCCAAAAGCATCAGTGGATCTCCCTGATGTGGATGTAGAAGTTAAAGGACCTGAAATAAATCTACCAGAAGGAGAGATGAAATTGAATGTTGAGCCATTGTCTGTGGATATAAAAGGGCCTGATGCAGACAAAGAATTGAAACCTTTCAGTGTGGAAGTGAAAGATCAGGATATCCAAATGAAGGAACAGGGGAGTAAATTCAAATTACCAAAATTTGGAATCAGCCTTCCTGAAATAAAAGGGCCAAAAATAGATACAAGTTCAGACAAGGCAGAGATTGACATTTCTATACCAAAGTCAAAAATAGAAATGCATCCACCCGATGTTGAAGTGCAAGGTGTAACAGCTGAAATAAAAGCTGATCTGCCAGAAGTAGATTCTAAAGTTCTGGAACTGAAAATGAAGACGCCAGGATTTTCATTTCCTAAAATTGAATTAAGTAGATCAGAAGTGAAGGCTCCTGAAGGTAATGTGAGTCTCCCAAAGGTTGATGTGTCTTTGCCTGAAGGAAGTATGGAAATTGACCAACCAACTACTGATGTGACAATACCAGATGTAGAGAAAAAAGGTCGGTCAAAGTTTGGTTCTCCAACAAAGTTTAAATTGCCTTCAATCAACTTACCAAAGTTTGGAACAAAGGGTCCAAAAGCATCAGTGGAGGTTTCTGATTTAGATGTAGATGTTAAAGGACCTGAAATAAATCTACCAGAAACACAGATAAAATTGCCAGCTGAGTCATTGTCTGTGGGTATAAAAGGGCCTGATGCAGACAAAGAATTGAAACCAGTCAGTGTGGAAGTAAAAGATCAGGATATCCAAATGAAGGAACAAGGGATTAAATTCAAATTACCAAAATTTGAATTTAGCCTTCCAGAAATAAAGGGACCAAAACTTTATGGAACTTCAGACAAGGCAGAGATTGACATTTCTGTACCAAAGGCACAAGTAGAAGTTCATCCACCTAATATTGAAGTTCAAGGTGTAACTGCTGAAATGATAGCAGACCTGCCAGAAGTAGATTCTAAATATACTGAAGTGAAAATGAAGACACCAGTCCTTTCTTTTCCTGGAATCGGATTTGGTAAACCAGAAGTTAAGCTTCCTGAAGGTAATGCGAGTCTCCCAAATGTCGATGTGTCTTTGCCTGAAGGAAGTATGGAAATTGATCAACCAAGTCTTGATGTGACAATATCAGATGTAGAGCAGAAAGGCCGGTCAAAGTTTGGTTCTCCAACAAAGTTTAAACTACCATCAATCAGCTTCCCAAAGTTTGGTACTAAAGGACCAAAAGCATCTGTAGAGGTCTCTGATGTGGATGTAGATGTTATAAAACCTGCCAGAAGTCTACCACATGCAGAGATAAAACTTTCAGCTGAGCCACTCTCAGTAAACATAAAAGGGCCTGAGCTAGACAAAGAAATTAAATCAGTCAGTTTGGAAATGAAAGATCAGGATATCAAAACAAAGGAACAAGGGAGTAAATTCAAATTGCCAAAATTTGGAATCAGTCTTTCTGAAGTAAAAGAACCAAAGTTTGATGTAACTTCAGACAAGGCAGATATTGACATTTCTGTACCAAAGGCACAAGTAGAAGTTTATCCACCTAACGTTGAAGTGGAAGGTGTAACAGCAGAAGTGAAAGCTCACCTGCCAGAAGTAGATGGCGTGAAATGTATTAAATCAGACAGTAAGACAAACAATGAAGTAGCCAAAGCAGAGTTGGATTCCCAAGAGGGAAAATGTGGCAATGAGGATACAGCTGTTGACAATAATGCTCTTGATGTCATCTTAGAACCAACACAAAAGTATACAGAAGGAGTCAAGATGTCCTCCAAATTTATATTGCCAACACTTGGTGATGTGTTCAGTGGCTTTGAAGTTGAATTTAATGTACCTACATTTGATGAAAttgaagaaacaaagaaaaaattttCAGATCCTCTGAAACACGAACATAACATTGCAGTCGGAGGTCGGTTAGCAACAGAGTGTGTATCAAAACATGAAAATGGAGGAACTCAGGAAAAATCGGCAACAGACCAAAACAAAGACAGtgggcaaaaacaaacacaacccgAAAACAGTGACTGGTTTAGATTTCCTAAGTTGCCATCTCCAACCAAAGACAATGAAAAAATAACTTTCCaacttcaaaataaaactgaacataGTCCACAAACCGACAATGAGTCCAGGAAAAGTTTTACAAGAGATACAAGAGATATTGATGAGGACAATGTCAGTCCTACATTGTCACTGAGTTCATCTGATGCTTTTGCTGATGTAAGTTCTGCACTTACATCTGAACGGATGGGCCTGTCGCTGACCAGCCCTACAAAGGTCAAAGTAAAATATTCAGAGCCCACTGCTAATGCTGAAGTAACTGATATACATGGTGATATCATTACTTCAACAGCCAGGACTGAAATAATATCTATGGCGCCTCATCAGCCAGAGAAAGTAAACATTCCATTTTCTTCTGAAACATCATCTTCTTCAGTGGATACTCTGAAACAAATGTCAGGACACATAGTTGTCTCAAATGTACAAAGTGTGTCTAAAACCGAACATGCTACAATTCTCACCAAAGTAGATACACAAACTTTGCCTCCAGAAAAAGCCACTGACTCAATGTTTTCAGTTGAGGAAACAATCATGCGAACAGGACATACAATAGTGGAGAAGCATGTTGTAAAGGAAATCTTTGGTGATGACAAAGAGAAAATATTTGTGACACAGAGAATACAGGTTTATGAAGGAGACTCTACTGAGCCTATCTCTGATGATACCGCATCCTCAATTCAAAAGTTAAGGGACAGTGTACACACTgaaaaaattagattttttgaGGAGGCAGAGTCAAGTCAAACAATTTTAATGACCACTGAAACATTACTAAGGCATGCAGATTCCTCCACAGATGAGAATGAGGGGAAATGA